Proteins encoded by one window of Vampirovibrionales bacterium:
- a CDS encoding tetratricopeptide repeat protein produces the protein MTIPALLIPVISIPGWFGARLRGWAAWGLLLAVAPVVLSACLALAFFLPTSQTPSLLRALAPQPALAQALYLYQNRTPQETWAEFYFALAAQLASRGNVILAENMLDKACRLKPKDPDFHAAHGLTLEQLEKFDAARAAYEKAIAAKPDAMEGYYHMGVLLDRMGDGEAGIQWLLKGLAIEPNNAALNYDIGVIYAKRQDYANSALYSGAAAKSDPRLAEAHNNYAYALANLGRYQEALVAVDRAILLKPNNAASLDTRGFTLHGLKRYAEALADYDKALALDGEISEIYLHRAQTLEAMGRVAEAVAAYEQYLKQAPEAPERADVEKSLLRLRPTTTPASRAASGAASSAPQPVTQSPATPVNP, from the coding sequence ATGACGATTCCGGCATTGTTGATTCCGGTAATTTCGATTCCCGGCTGGTTTGGCGCGCGCCTGCGCGGATGGGCCGCATGGGGCCTGCTGCTGGCCGTCGCGCCGGTGGTCTTGAGCGCGTGTCTGGCGCTGGCTTTTTTCTTGCCGACGTCGCAAACGCCCTCTTTACTGCGCGCTCTCGCCCCACAACCGGCGCTGGCGCAAGCGCTGTATTTGTATCAGAACCGCACGCCGCAAGAAACATGGGCGGAGTTTTACTTTGCGCTGGCCGCCCAGCTGGCTTCACGCGGCAATGTGATTCTGGCCGAAAACATGCTGGATAAAGCCTGCCGCCTCAAGCCAAAAGACCCGGATTTCCATGCGGCGCACGGCTTGACGCTCGAGCAACTGGAGAAATTCGACGCGGCGCGCGCGGCGTATGAAAAAGCCATCGCCGCCAAACCGGACGCCATGGAAGGGTATTACCACATGGGCGTGCTGCTGGATCGAATGGGCGACGGTGAAGCGGGGATTCAGTGGCTGCTGAAGGGGCTGGCGATCGAGCCCAATAACGCTGCGCTGAACTACGATATCGGCGTGATTTACGCCAAGCGGCAAGATTACGCGAATTCTGCCCTGTATTCGGGCGCAGCGGCGAAATCGGATCCGCGTCTGGCCGAAGCGCACAATAATTACGCGTACGCGCTGGCCAATCTGGGCCGTTATCAGGAAGCATTAGTCGCCGTGGATCGCGCCATCCTCCTGAAACCCAACAACGCAGCCTCGCTCGATACGCGCGGATTCACGCTTCACGGGCTTAAGCGCTACGCCGAAGCGCTGGCCGACTACGACAAAGCGCTGGCGCTCGATGGCGAGATTAGCGAAATTTACCTGCACCGCGCGCAGACGCTGGAGGCGATGGGCCGCGTCGCGGAAGCGGTTGCGGCGTACGAGCAATACCTCAAGCAGGCGCCCGAGGCCCCTGAGCGCGCAGATGTGGAGAAGAGCCTGCTGCGACTGCGCCCGACAACGACGCCTGCATCCCGAGCGGCCTCCGGCGCGGCCTCTTCTGCGCCTCAGCCGGTTACGCAATCCCCTGCAACGCCTGTGAATCCGTGA
- a CDS encoding shikimate kinase translates to MRSQVLPPQQATQAREARRQARASRRLARRPRRAPASSNGRRSFSRPRWEDEALSDVLEPAREAPPVFLTGYMGAGKSTIGQYLARRLRYAFLDTDRLLVKRFEAPIREIFEQQGEAAFRAAELALLGELSQTSKTVIATGGGALARAEAWEALGARARVVYLYAPPEVLFERVIFSPRERPMIDVPDAEARFHERFAQREPFYQRAHLRVRTDARKPEAVAAEIAEALANWPEDQPQALPGDARP, encoded by the coding sequence GTGCGCAGTCAGGTCCTGCCGCCACAGCAGGCGACGCAGGCAAGGGAAGCGCGCCGACAGGCCCGGGCGTCGCGACGCCTCGCCAGAAGACCGAGACGCGCCCCGGCGTCAAGCAACGGGAGAAGGTCGTTCTCAAGGCCCCGATGGGAGGACGAAGCCCTGTCCGACGTCCTTGAGCCGGCCCGCGAGGCGCCGCCGGTCTTTCTCACCGGCTATATGGGCGCTGGCAAATCGACCATCGGGCAATATCTGGCCCGGCGGCTTCGGTACGCGTTTCTGGATACGGATCGCCTGCTCGTCAAGCGCTTTGAAGCGCCCATTCGCGAGATTTTCGAGCAGCAGGGCGAAGCCGCGTTTCGCGCCGCCGAACTGGCGTTGCTCGGGGAGTTATCTCAGACCAGCAAAACCGTGATCGCCACAGGGGGCGGAGCGCTGGCGCGGGCCGAAGCATGGGAAGCCCTGGGCGCGCGCGCACGAGTGGTCTATCTCTACGCCCCGCCGGAAGTCCTCTTCGAGCGCGTGATTTTTTCGCCGCGCGAGCGTCCGATGATTGACGTGCCAGATGCGGAAGCGCGCTTTCACGAGCGTTTTGCGCAACGCGAGCCGTTTTATCAGCGCGCCCACCTGCGCGTACGGACCGACGCGCGCAAACCCGAAGCCGTGGCCGCCGAAATCGCCGAAGCGCTGGCAAACTGGCCGGAGGATCAGCCTCAGGCCCTGCCGGGAGATGCGCGCCCATGA
- the aroB gene encoding 3-dehydroquinate synthase: protein MTVSLPARARDYQIIIEPGLLSTLGPALAPVLPAGSRALLISDETVYGLYGESALAQLDGAGYQAQRFVIPDGETSKTLSMVESAYDAALKFGLSRRDAIIALGGGVVGDLAGFCAATYYRGTTFVQIPTTLLAQIDSSVGGKTAVNFRTVKNGVGAFYQPARVLIDPAALSTLDARQARAGLAEAAKYALLEISATGDSGLFGFLSVQAEALRHLSSASPATRCELIARCCQIKAEVVAADETERSGARAMLNLGHTFGHALEAAAGYGTLLHGEAVAMGMAMALEMSTQLDLLGAEEARRARALLRALDLPLTPPAGLRAETLLALMTQDKKAHDGRISFVLPVECAGRVRLCDDVPQATALAVVRAALAAR from the coding sequence CTGACCGTTTCGCTGCCTGCGCGCGCGCGGGATTACCAGATTATCATTGAGCCGGGCCTGCTTTCGACTCTGGGGCCTGCTTTAGCGCCCGTTTTACCAGCGGGATCGCGCGCGCTGCTTATCAGTGACGAAACCGTCTATGGCCTTTACGGCGAATCGGCTTTGGCGCAGCTGGACGGGGCCGGTTATCAGGCGCAACGCTTTGTGATTCCCGATGGTGAAACGTCGAAGACGCTGTCAATGGTGGAATCGGCGTATGACGCGGCGCTAAAATTCGGGCTGAGCCGTCGCGACGCCATCATCGCGCTGGGCGGCGGCGTCGTCGGCGATCTGGCGGGATTCTGCGCCGCGACGTATTATCGCGGGACGACATTCGTGCAAATCCCGACCACGCTGCTCGCGCAGATTGATTCGTCGGTGGGCGGCAAGACGGCAGTGAATTTTCGCACGGTGAAAAATGGCGTCGGGGCGTTCTATCAGCCAGCGCGCGTCCTTATTGACCCGGCGGCGCTCAGCACGCTGGATGCGCGCCAGGCCCGCGCCGGTCTGGCGGAAGCCGCCAAGTACGCCTTGCTGGAAATCAGCGCCACGGGCGACAGCGGTCTGTTTGGCTTCTTGAGCGTACAGGCCGAGGCTTTGCGCCATTTGTCCAGCGCCAGCCCCGCCACGCGGTGCGAATTAATCGCGCGCTGCTGCCAAATCAAGGCCGAGGTCGTGGCCGCAGACGAAACCGAACGCAGCGGCGCGCGGGCAATGCTGAATCTGGGTCACACGTTTGGCCACGCGCTGGAGGCCGCCGCAGGCTACGGCACGCTCCTGCATGGAGAAGCCGTCGCCATGGGCATGGCGATGGCGCTGGAGATGTCGACGCAACTGGACCTGCTGGGCGCTGAAGAGGCCCGCCGCGCGCGCGCGTTGCTACGTGCGCTGGACTTGCCGCTCACCCCGCCCGCCGGCTTACGCGCCGAAACCCTGCTGGCGCTGATGACCCAGGACAAAAAAGCCCACGACGGGCGCATCTCGTTTGTCCTGCCCGTGGAATGCGCAGGTCGGGTACGTCTGTGCGACGACGTGCCCCAGGCAACCGCGCTTGCAGTCGTCCGCGCAGCGCTGGCCGCCCGCTGA